A genomic segment from Neobacillus sp. YX16 encodes:
- a CDS encoding GNAT family N-acetyltransferase, with product MSELLVLLFVYSFVTETENKLVGFIAAIGSKLKRNQHAVYLVLGVSEDYRGQGIATKLFNKLFVWAKDVGISRLGLMVIKGNTKAFNLYKKMGFVLKGEKIHSLKINEKFANEYYLYKLL from the coding sequence GTGAGTGAACTGCTAGTTTTGTTGTTTGTATATTCCTTTGTTACCGAAACGGAAAACAAACTTGTAGGGTTTATTGCAGCAATAGGCAGTAAGTTAAAACGAAATCAACATGCCGTCTATCTTGTTTTAGGAGTTTCAGAAGATTACCGAGGTCAAGGTATTGCCACTAAGCTATTTAACAAATTGTTTGTTTGGGCAAAAGACGTTGGAATATCCAGATTGGGATTAATGGTTATTAAAGGCAACACGAAGGCGTTTAACTTATATAAGAAGATGGGGTTTGTTTTAAAAGGAGAAAAAATTCACTCACTGAAAATTAACGAAAAATTCGCAAACGAATATTACCTATATAAGTTGTTATAA
- a CDS encoding 2-oxoacid:acceptor oxidoreductase family protein yields the protein MLEEIIIAGFGGQGVMSMGQLIAYAGMLEGKGVSWLPSYGPEQRGGTANCAVIVSDEPVGSPLVTNPSTAIILNNPSFDKFEHRVRPGGLLIINSSLVTRVSERSDIEIIELTATDMAADLGNARVANMILLGAFIEQTKVVSSESIIESLKKVLSKEKHHLMEVNKHALNKGFSSVKTA from the coding sequence ATGTTGGAGGAAATCATTATCGCAGGTTTTGGCGGACAGGGTGTCATGTCAATGGGTCAACTGATAGCATATGCTGGCATGCTCGAAGGGAAAGGAGTTTCATGGCTTCCATCCTATGGTCCTGAACAACGCGGCGGAACGGCAAACTGTGCAGTGATTGTATCCGATGAACCCGTTGGTTCCCCGCTAGTCACAAATCCTTCGACAGCTATAATTCTAAATAATCCTTCCTTCGATAAATTCGAACACCGAGTACGTCCAGGAGGATTATTGATTATTAATTCATCATTAGTGACAAGAGTTTCCGAACGCAGTGATATCGAAATCATTGAATTAACTGCAACCGATATGGCAGCAGATCTTGGAAATGCACGGGTCGCGAACATGATTTTATTAGGCGCCTTTATCGAACAGACAAAGGTAGTTTCGAGTGAATCCATCATAGAATCATTGAAAAAAGTACTGTCAAAAGAAAAACACCATTTAATGGAGGTTAACAAACATGCTCTCAATAAGGGGTTTAGTTCTGTAAAAACAGCCTGA
- a CDS encoding 3-methyl-2-oxobutanoate dehydrogenase subunit VorB, with product MGKVLMKGNEVIAEAAVQAGCKYFFGYPITPQSELVAYMARRLPEVGGLFLQAESEIAAINMVYGAAGTGVRVMTSSSSPGFSLKQEGISYLVGSELPAVVVNIVRGGPGLGNIQPAQSDYFQVTKGGGHGDYNIPVLAPASLQEIVELTSEAFDIADRYRTPVILMGDGMLGQMMEPVEFIDGTESELPEKNWATTGTRGDGPRRIITSLELNAKSLETRNEALQKKFARIKENEVRYKTYLTDDADYIMVAFGTVARITMNAINKARQQGLKVGLIRPISLWPFPEKPFLETRDVVKGYISVEMSAGQMVEDVRLAVNGHAEVDFYGRTGGVVPTQEEIYQKILTVTGGITV from the coding sequence ATGGGGAAAGTGTTGATGAAAGGAAATGAAGTCATCGCGGAAGCAGCTGTCCAAGCAGGTTGTAAATACTTTTTTGGCTATCCGATTACACCGCAAAGTGAGCTTGTAGCCTACATGGCGAGAAGACTCCCAGAGGTTGGCGGGTTATTTCTGCAGGCTGAAAGTGAAATCGCTGCGATCAATATGGTTTATGGTGCTGCTGGGACAGGAGTCAGGGTTATGACCTCCTCTTCAAGTCCTGGATTCAGCTTAAAACAGGAGGGAATTTCCTATTTAGTAGGTTCAGAGTTACCCGCTGTCGTTGTAAACATCGTTCGGGGCGGCCCTGGCTTAGGGAATATCCAGCCTGCCCAGTCTGATTACTTCCAGGTAACAAAGGGCGGCGGTCATGGGGACTATAATATCCCCGTGTTGGCACCCGCTTCTTTACAAGAAATCGTCGAATTAACAAGTGAAGCATTTGACATCGCCGACCGCTACCGTACACCTGTGATTCTTATGGGGGATGGGATGCTCGGGCAAATGATGGAGCCAGTAGAGTTTATAGATGGGACTGAATCAGAGCTTCCAGAAAAGAATTGGGCAACAACCGGAACCCGCGGAGACGGACCGCGAAGAATTATCACCTCACTGGAGCTTAATGCTAAAAGCTTGGAAACTCGTAACGAAGCCTTGCAGAAAAAGTTTGCGAGAATCAAAGAAAACGAGGTTCGCTACAAAACCTATCTAACCGATGATGCTGACTATATTATGGTAGCTTTTGGCACAGTAGCCCGAATTACGATGAATGCTATTAATAAAGCTAGACAGCAAGGTTTAAAAGTAGGACTAATCCGTCCAATTTCACTTTGGCCATTCCCAGAAAAACCGTTCCTAGAAACGAGAGATGTAGTAAAAGGATATATTTCCGTAGAAATGAGTGCCGGTCAAATGGTTGAGGATGTGAGATTGGCTGTTAATGGTCATGCAGAGGTGGACTTTTACGGACGGACAGGCGGAGTGGTACCAACTCAGGAAGAAATTTATCAAAAGATTTTAACTGTAACCGGAGGTATTACGGTATGA
- a CDS encoding metalloregulator ArsR/SmtB family transcription factor, whose translation MNWDKDAIFKALGDSTRRLILDELSDRNELTLYELTVRLIMKHDLSISRQAIAKHLSVLEDAGLVKSKRKGKYRVLIFNNEPLKNLLKGWLE comes from the coding sequence ATGAATTGGGACAAAGACGCTATATTTAAAGCACTGGGAGATTCGACTCGGAGGCTGATATTAGACGAACTATCCGACCGCAACGAGCTGACGTTGTATGAACTTACGGTCCGTCTCATTATGAAGCACGACCTTTCCATTTCGCGACAAGCGATAGCTAAACATCTTTCTGTATTGGAAGATGCAGGGCTCGTAAAGTCAAAACGAAAGGGAAAATACCGAGTACTTATATTTAACAACGAACCACTTAAAAATTTGCTGAAAGGATGGTTAGAGTAA
- a CDS encoding metallophosphoesterase — protein sequence MNNKKVFLLLIMFTITQVLFPSNMDAENTRIVDLRILETTDLHATLVNYDYYQTKTDNTIGLVKTSSLIHQARNEAVNSLLFDNGDHLKGNPLGEYLVRIKGIQKGKIHPVYSAFNYLKYDGIAIGNHELNYGLKFLKTVLKGAKMPVVNANVYKAKTNKPYFKPYVILKRNVVDIQGQSHELKIGVIGFMPPQIMRWDKANLEGKVIARPIVEAAKEFVPKMKAKGADIIIALAHTGIDSEPYHPETENAVYYLSEIQEIDAILAGHSHGIFPGRAYKDLPNTNIDEGKIKGKPVVMAGAFGSRLGIIDLQLEVQDGKWKVLNSTSFTRAIADETGKPLVKTDKRLLKLIKPEHQETVDFLKKLGL from the coding sequence ATGAACAATAAAAAGGTGTTCCTTTTACTCATCATGTTTACAATCACTCAAGTACTATTTCCTTCTAACATGGATGCAGAAAACACAAGAATCGTTGATTTACGAATCCTCGAGACGACCGATTTACATGCTACTTTAGTGAATTATGATTATTACCAGACGAAAACAGACAATACAATTGGACTGGTAAAGACCTCCAGCCTTATTCATCAGGCCAGAAATGAAGCAGTGAATTCCCTTCTGTTTGATAATGGCGACCATTTAAAAGGAAACCCGCTTGGTGAATACCTGGTTAGAATAAAAGGAATTCAAAAAGGAAAAATACATCCCGTTTACAGTGCCTTTAATTATCTAAAGTATGATGGGATTGCAATCGGCAATCATGAATTAAATTATGGGCTTAAATTCCTAAAAACTGTCCTAAAAGGGGCTAAAATGCCTGTGGTTAATGCAAATGTATATAAAGCAAAAACCAATAAGCCTTACTTTAAGCCTTATGTTATTTTAAAAAGGAATGTTGTCGACATTCAGGGACAAAGTCATGAATTAAAAATTGGAGTCATAGGTTTTATGCCGCCTCAAATTATGCGATGGGATAAAGCAAATTTAGAAGGTAAAGTGATTGCGCGGCCCATAGTGGAAGCCGCGAAGGAATTCGTACCGAAGATGAAGGCCAAAGGAGCAGATATTATCATTGCTCTTGCCCATACAGGTATTGATAGTGAACCATACCATCCTGAAACGGAAAATGCAGTCTATTACCTAAGTGAGATTCAAGAAATTGATGCCATTCTAGCCGGACATTCTCATGGCATTTTCCCGGGACGCGCCTACAAGGATTTACCTAATACAAATATTGACGAAGGGAAAATCAAGGGAAAGCCAGTTGTCATGGCAGGTGCTTTTGGAAGCAGGCTTGGAATTATCGATCTTCAGTTAGAGGTTCAAGACGGAAAGTGGAAAGTTTTAAACAGTACTTCGTTTACAAGAGCGATTGCAGATGAAACCGGAAAGCCCCTTGTAAAGACTGATAAAAGATTACTTAAACTAATTAAACCTGAGCATCAAGAAACAGTAGACTTCCTAAAAAAGCTTGGTTTATAG
- a CDS encoding DUF3231 family protein, producing the protein MDEINLKLTSSEIGTLWGEYVNGTMTDVVNRYMVTIIEDAQIKAIFESAIMTFGKQKKQIVTFIEKEGFPVPIGFTETDLFEGKQRLFTDIFCLNYLHIMTLHGLLGHSTSLAVSVRKDLREFYDSCDNDAKKMYHQTIELLLEKGNFQRDPLFYPAKNPEYVSSQDFTDGFFGKGRKLTATEIISISLNLKKSIMAKTLSIAFGQVAQTKEVRKFLTDSQNTADGQIKTFSKIMQTDNLPVPKSWETEVTTSTDSPFSDKLMLYHIGFLFQAAQNYHGAGLASAMRTDLVAAYEGTILKNLMVTKKWFNLMVQNKWLEQPPLAPNRKEIAEEV; encoded by the coding sequence GTGGATGAGATTAACTTAAAGCTTACATCCTCTGAAATAGGAACACTATGGGGAGAATATGTGAACGGTACCATGACAGATGTGGTAAATAGATATATGGTCACAATTATTGAGGACGCGCAAATTAAAGCCATTTTTGAGAGCGCTATTATGACGTTTGGAAAACAAAAGAAACAAATCGTAACCTTTATTGAGAAGGAGGGCTTTCCAGTTCCAATTGGATTTACAGAAACAGACCTTTTTGAAGGTAAACAAAGATTATTCACGGATATATTTTGCCTAAATTATTTACATATCATGACATTACATGGTCTGCTGGGTCATAGCACCTCTTTAGCTGTTTCTGTTCGAAAAGACTTACGAGAATTTTATGATTCATGTGATAATGATGCAAAAAAGATGTATCATCAAACGATTGAGCTTTTACTGGAGAAAGGAAATTTTCAGAGGGATCCTTTATTTTATCCAGCAAAAAACCCTGAATATGTATCCAGCCAAGATTTCACAGATGGATTTTTCGGAAAAGGTAGAAAATTAACAGCGACTGAAATCATTAGTATTTCTCTCAACCTAAAAAAAAGCATTATGGCAAAAACCCTTTCTATTGCTTTCGGTCAAGTCGCCCAAACAAAAGAAGTAAGAAAGTTTCTAACGGATTCTCAGAACACGGCTGATGGTCAAATAAAAACATTTTCGAAAATAATGCAAACGGATAACTTACCAGTTCCGAAATCTTGGGAAACAGAAGTTACAACTTCAACGGACTCTCCTTTTTCGGATAAGTTAATGTTGTATCATATCGGCTTCTTGTTTCAAGCTGCACAAAACTATCATGGTGCAGGTCTAGCATCAGCCATGCGAACAGACCTTGTGGCCGCTTATGAGGGTACTATTCTAAAAAATCTTATGGTTACAAAAAAGTGGTTTAATCTTATGGTTCAAAATAAATGGCTAGAACAGCCGCCACTTGCTCCTAATAGAAAAGAAATTGCTGAAGAAGTGTAG
- the metG gene encoding methionine--tRNA ligase: MSIFIGGAWAYANGSLHLGHISSLLPGDILARYYRLKGEKVLYVSGSDCNGTPITVRAKQEDVSPKVIADRYHKEFVECFTSLGFSYDTYTRTDSEHHHKIVQEIFLELLEKGLIYKKEIEQTYCDHCEQFLPDRYVEGICPVCKEPSRGDQCDNCSTILEPLDLLERKCKICGHEPTARYTEHFYFSLSTFQTVLENYTQEAEVKNLWRENAISLTKRYLKEGLQDRAVSRDLPIGVSVPVSGYEDKKIYVWIEAVSGYFTASKLWAKETNNDDSMFWNSSTESYYIHGKDNIPFHSIIWPGILAGLEKGPLPTHIVSNEYLTLEKKKLSTSKNWAVWVPDILERYEPDSIRYFLTINAPESRDADFSWKEFIYSHNSELLGAYGNFVNRTLKFIQKSFDSVIPEKDISPKIQDKVNQLYNEVGHCIEAASFKQGLEKTFELVRFSNKYFDEQQPWKQIKDDPESCKQTLADCVYLIANLAHILTPFLPFSSRKVKEMINTTESEWKAFLVKSKHLSNVYPLFERIDPVRIEEELKRLNTQTV; encoded by the coding sequence ATGAGTATTTTTATTGGCGGGGCTTGGGCTTATGCGAACGGCTCCTTACACTTAGGTCATATTTCTAGTTTGCTGCCCGGAGACATTCTTGCGAGATATTACCGGTTAAAAGGAGAAAAGGTTTTATATGTTTCAGGAAGTGATTGTAATGGAACACCGATTACAGTTAGAGCAAAACAAGAAGATGTTTCTCCGAAAGTGATTGCAGACCGTTACCACAAAGAATTTGTAGAATGTTTTACAAGTTTAGGATTCTCATACGATACCTATACAAGAACCGATTCAGAACATCATCATAAAATTGTACAAGAGATATTTTTAGAGTTACTTGAAAAAGGATTAATTTACAAAAAAGAAATAGAACAAACTTATTGTGATCATTGTGAACAGTTTTTACCTGACCGTTATGTTGAGGGAATTTGTCCTGTTTGCAAAGAGCCTTCTCGTGGGGACCAATGTGATAATTGTTCAACTATTTTAGAACCACTTGATTTGCTTGAAAGAAAATGCAAAATTTGTGGGCACGAACCTACTGCAAGATATACAGAGCATTTTTACTTTTCTTTAAGCACTTTCCAAACTGTTTTGGAAAATTATACTCAAGAAGCGGAAGTTAAGAATCTGTGGAGAGAAAATGCCATTTCTCTTACGAAACGCTACCTAAAGGAAGGACTGCAGGATAGAGCTGTTTCAAGGGATTTGCCTATTGGTGTAAGTGTTCCGGTTTCTGGTTATGAAGATAAGAAAATCTACGTTTGGATTGAGGCTGTTTCAGGATATTTCACAGCAAGTAAATTGTGGGCGAAGGAAACAAATAATGATGATTCTATGTTTTGGAATTCTTCAACTGAATCTTATTACATTCACGGGAAAGATAATATTCCATTCCATTCGATTATATGGCCAGGAATTCTTGCTGGTCTTGAAAAAGGACCATTACCAACACATATTGTGTCCAACGAGTATTTGACTCTAGAAAAGAAAAAATTATCCACGAGTAAAAATTGGGCCGTGTGGGTTCCCGATATTTTAGAAAGGTACGAACCAGATTCCATACGATATTTTTTAACAATCAATGCACCAGAGAGCCGAGATGCTGATTTTTCTTGGAAGGAATTCATTTATAGCCATAATAGCGAATTATTAGGCGCATATGGAAACTTCGTAAATCGGACATTAAAATTTATTCAAAAATCTTTTGATAGTGTAATTCCCGAGAAGGACATATCTCCAAAAATCCAAGATAAAGTAAATCAATTATACAATGAAGTTGGGCATTGTATCGAAGCTGCTTCTTTCAAACAAGGATTAGAAAAAACTTTTGAACTTGTCAGATTCTCCAATAAATACTTTGATGAGCAACAGCCTTGGAAACAAATAAAGGATGATCCTGAGTCTTGCAAACAAACCTTGGCAGATTGTGTGTATCTTATTGCAAATTTAGCTCATATTCTCACCCCATTCCTTCCTTTTTCAAGCAGAAAAGTCAAGGAAATGATAAACACAACAGAAAGTGAATGGAAAGCGTTTTTAGTCAAATCAAAGCATTTATCAAATGTGTACCCATTGTTTGAACGAATAGATCCTGTTAGGATTGAAGAAGAGCTAAAAAGATTAAACACCCAAACTGTTTAA
- a CDS encoding thiamine pyrophosphate-dependent enzyme — MSMKTVFKKTNGLTDNPTHYCPGCTHGVIHRLVGEVLEEMDILEDTIGVASVGCSVLSYEYFNCDMTQAAHGRAPAVATGVKRVLPDRYVFTYQGDGDLASIGISEVIHAAARGEKITVIFVNNAIYGMTGGQMAPTTLIGQKTATTPFGRDESIQGSPIKVCEMLATLDGTAYIERVSAHDVPHIQKAKRAIRKAFEAQKNGLGFSMVEILSTCPTNWGLDPYESLEWVKDNMIPAYPLGVYKNIEGGQ, encoded by the coding sequence ATGAGTATGAAAACAGTTTTTAAAAAGACAAACGGTTTGACCGATAACCCAACACACTACTGTCCGGGCTGTACACACGGCGTCATCCACCGGCTTGTCGGAGAGGTTCTGGAAGAAATGGATATTTTAGAGGACACGATTGGAGTTGCCTCTGTCGGGTGTTCGGTTTTATCCTATGAATATTTTAATTGTGATATGACTCAGGCGGCTCACGGCCGTGCTCCAGCTGTGGCAACAGGAGTGAAAAGGGTGCTGCCTGACCGCTATGTATTTACCTATCAAGGTGATGGGGACCTAGCATCCATCGGTATAAGTGAAGTCATTCATGCTGCCGCTAGAGGGGAAAAAATTACGGTTATTTTTGTAAATAATGCGATTTATGGTATGACAGGCGGACAAATGGCACCGACTACCTTGATCGGCCAAAAAACAGCTACTACCCCTTTTGGACGTGATGAAAGTATTCAGGGATCGCCGATTAAAGTCTGTGAAATGCTGGCTACTTTAGATGGAACTGCCTACATTGAAAGAGTTTCTGCACATGATGTACCACATATCCAAAAGGCAAAACGTGCGATTCGGAAGGCGTTTGAAGCACAAAAAAATGGGCTTGGCTTTTCAATGGTTGAGATATTATCAACCTGCCCGACAAACTGGGGTCTTGATCCTTACGAATCCCTTGAATGGGTAAAAGATAATATGATTCCTGCTTATCCTCTAGGCGTTTACAAAAATATAGAGGGGGGCCAGTAA
- a CDS encoding VOC family protein yields the protein MKIIVTSLFVQDQDKALEFYTEKLGFVKRHDVPTGEYRWITLVSPDEQNGTELLLEPNVHPAAKEYQKKITSEGIPATMFGVADIRKEYERLMEKGVKFTMEPTKMGEVTIAVFDDTCGNLIQIIQQ from the coding sequence ATGAAAATAATTGTTACCAGTTTATTCGTACAAGATCAAGACAAGGCGCTGGAGTTTTATACAGAAAAGCTAGGCTTTGTTAAAAGGCATGACGTTCCCACCGGAGAATATAGGTGGATAACACTTGTTTCTCCAGATGAACAAAACGGTACTGAACTTTTGCTCGAACCTAATGTCCATCCTGCTGCAAAGGAGTATCAAAAGAAGATAACTTCTGAAGGCATCCCAGCAACAATGTTTGGCGTTGCGGATATTCGAAAAGAGTACGAACGATTAATGGAAAAAGGCGTAAAGTTTACTATGGAACCGACAAAAATGGGCGAAGTCACAATAGCTGTCTTTGACGATACATGCGGCAACCTTATTCAGATAATACAGCAGTAA
- a CDS encoding DUF3231 family protein, translating into MGIFRKSKTNTLTAAEVSALWLQYLGDSMAICVYKYFLNIVENNEIKPILEFAFQLAESHITKITEFLENANFQIPIGFTENDVNVNAPRLFSDQFLLFYSYIMTIHGITAYGLAVSNTERLDLQDYFFDCTVSSKELFQKIVELAKNQSKYTSVPSIPSPHGVEFMESTGFISNLIGDKRPLNSSEISTLFFNSTKTGFISSLSLAFSQVAVREDVRNFMLKNVKLAGKDAESFDTILQQDYLPIPEKWDDEITNSTVSPFSDKLIMFHAGFLVNAALTYYGASLGSSYRSDIIVNYSKVFTHAMEAGAISYNIMVKHGWLEKQPEAN; encoded by the coding sequence ATGGGGATTTTCAGGAAATCAAAGACCAATACCTTGACCGCTGCAGAAGTATCCGCCCTTTGGCTTCAGTATTTGGGTGATAGTATGGCAATATGTGTTTACAAATATTTTCTTAACATAGTTGAAAATAATGAGATAAAACCTATTTTAGAATTCGCATTTCAGTTAGCTGAGAGCCATATTACGAAAATCACCGAATTCTTAGAAAATGCAAATTTCCAAATCCCAATAGGATTTACAGAGAATGACGTGAATGTTAATGCACCTCGTCTATTTTCTGACCAATTTCTACTATTTTATTCCTATATTATGACAATACATGGGATAACTGCATATGGCTTGGCTGTTTCAAACACGGAGCGACTAGACCTACAAGATTACTTTTTTGATTGCACAGTATCCTCTAAAGAATTGTTCCAAAAAATAGTGGAATTGGCTAAAAACCAATCAAAATATACAAGTGTTCCATCCATTCCTTCACCTCATGGTGTGGAGTTTATGGAATCGACAGGATTCATTTCTAATTTAATTGGAGACAAAAGACCACTAAATAGTTCGGAAATCAGCACCCTTTTCTTTAATTCAACGAAAACTGGATTTATCAGCTCGTTAAGTTTAGCTTTTAGTCAAGTGGCGGTGCGTGAAGATGTTCGTAATTTTATGTTAAAAAACGTTAAATTAGCAGGGAAAGATGCTGAAAGCTTTGACACTATATTACAACAGGATTATTTACCAATACCTGAAAAGTGGGATGACGAGATTACAAATTCTACCGTAAGTCCATTTTCTGATAAATTGATCATGTTTCATGCCGGGTTTTTAGTTAATGCGGCTCTTACTTATTATGGTGCATCATTAGGTTCAAGCTACAGGTCCGATATAATCGTAAACTATAGTAAAGTATTTACCCATGCTATGGAGGCAGGTGCAATTTCTTATAATATTATGGTTAAACATGGATGGTTAGAAAAACAACCTGAAGCTAATTAA
- a CDS encoding 4Fe-4S dicluster domain-containing protein: protein MEKRVVFNEDICKSCGLCVQVCPTNVIFLADYLNGKGYRPAAVTDQDHCISCAKCAQICPDCVISVYRPVKVLQSV from the coding sequence GTGGAAAAAAGAGTTGTTTTTAATGAGGATATTTGTAAATCGTGCGGACTTTGTGTTCAGGTATGCCCAACAAATGTTATTTTTCTAGCAGACTATTTAAATGGAAAAGGCTATCGTCCCGCAGCCGTCACCGATCAGGACCATTGTATTAGCTGTGCGAAATGCGCCCAAATTTGCCCGGATTGTGTCATTTCCGTATACAGACCAGTCAAGGTTTTGCAATCTGTTTAA
- a CDS encoding MaoC family dehydratase N-terminal domain-containing protein: protein MVLNVGEIIRFERTFNKEDVEMFTKVSLDEGNHHITPDEKGRLVIQGLLTATLPTKVGGDNNVLARSMNFEFLRPVFTGDTIICEVTIEQFEKQDKNRMSIVATFLCTNQNEKQVLRGNFAGVIL, encoded by the coding sequence TTGGTATTAAATGTAGGAGAAATAATTAGGTTTGAACGTACCTTCAACAAAGAAGATGTGGAAATGTTTACAAAAGTATCTTTGGATGAAGGGAATCATCATATTACTCCAGATGAAAAGGGAAGACTTGTCATACAAGGATTGTTGACAGCCACATTACCTACAAAAGTTGGTGGAGATAATAATGTACTTGCTCGCTCTATGAATTTTGAGTTCTTGAGACCAGTTTTTACAGGAGATACAATAATATGTGAAGTAACAATTGAGCAGTTTGAAAAGCAAGATAAAAATAGAATGTCTATTGTGGCAACTTTCCTTTGTACAAATCAGAATGAGAAACAGGTGTTGAGAGGGAATTTTGCGGGAGTAATATTATAA
- a CDS encoding DUF4256 domain-containing protein, producing the protein MTDRNEISNQNELSHEQSEELLIVLKARFEKNMHRHKGLEWTKVQAKLDANPEKLWSLNEMEATGGEPDVVGYDEEKDEYIFYDCSAESPKGRRSVCYDREALEARKKHKPENSAMDMANAMGIELLTEEQYRALQELESFDLKTSSWVQTPSAIRKLGGALFCDCRFGHVFLYHNGADSYYGARGFRGSLRV; encoded by the coding sequence ATGACAGATAGAAATGAAATCAGCAATCAAAATGAGTTGTCACATGAACAAAGTGAGGAATTACTCATAGTATTGAAAGCACGTTTTGAGAAAAACATGCACCGCCATAAAGGTCTTGAATGGACTAAAGTCCAGGCAAAACTGGATGCTAATCCTGAAAAACTGTGGTCGCTCAATGAAATGGAAGCAACTGGCGGTGAACCGGATGTTGTTGGTTATGATGAAGAGAAGGATGAATACATATTTTATGATTGTTCAGCGGAAAGTCCTAAAGGTCGCAGAAGTGTTTGTTACGACCGCGAAGCGCTGGAGGCAAGGAAAAAACATAAACCAGAAAATAGCGCTATGGATATGGCAAATGCCATGGGCATTGAACTTTTAACGGAGGAACAATATCGAGCATTACAGGAACTTGAAAGTTTCGATTTGAAAACGTCGAGTTGGGTGCAAACACCCTCTGCTATTAGAAAACTCGGCGGTGCTCTTTTTTGCGATTGTCGCTTCGGGCATGTATTCTTGTATCACAACGGTGCGGACTCCTACTATGGTGCCAGAGGGTTTCGTGGCTCGCTAAGGGTCTAA
- a CDS encoding RNA polymerase sigma factor: MFDLENLEEKISEIYNLHYLDVYRFLICFSGNQDEAEDMTQEVFIRVLKNLSNFNGHSTIKTWIFSIAKHVAIDHYRKKRFSSIFKEGFFKNMISKEKGPNELVEISEMQKIVHEGISTLKPNYRAVVLLRGINEFSIKETAEILNCSESKVKVDYHRALKDLKRKLHLDVKEAIGNAN; this comes from the coding sequence TTGTTTGATTTAGAGAATTTGGAAGAAAAAATCAGCGAAATATATAATCTTCATTATTTAGATGTTTATAGATTCCTTATTTGTTTTTCGGGGAATCAAGATGAAGCGGAGGATATGACACAAGAAGTATTTATTCGTGTACTGAAAAACTTATCAAACTTCAATGGTCATAGTACTATCAAAACTTGGATTTTTTCAATCGCAAAACATGTGGCAATTGACCACTATAGAAAGAAGAGGTTTTCTTCTATTTTTAAAGAGGGATTTTTCAAGAATATGATTTCAAAGGAAAAAGGACCAAATGAATTAGTTGAAATTAGTGAAATGCAAAAGATAGTGCATGAAGGAATCTCAACATTAAAGCCAAATTATAGAGCAGTCGTTTTGCTTAGAGGAATAAATGAATTTTCAATAAAAGAAACAGCTGAGATCCTCAATTGCAGTGAATCAAAGGTCAAAGTAGATTATCACAGAGCTTTAAAAGACCTTAAACGAAAATTGCATTTAGATGTAAAGGAGGCAATTGGAAATGCAAACTGA